From Chryseobacterium joostei, the proteins below share one genomic window:
- a CDS encoding pentapeptide repeat-containing protein produces the protein MKEAYVLDQNFENIDCSQLEKGEYENCTFRNCNFEYINLSGFSFTDCEFIECNLSMAKLISTAFWEVNFKECKMFGLEFSNCNEFGMSFTFECCSLNNSIFYQTSIKKTVFKNSRLIEVDFTECDLSNAIISNCDLSGAVFDSTNLEKTDLRTSFNYSIDPALNRLKKARFSLSEVYGLLYKLDIEIDKNS, from the coding sequence ATGAAAGAAGCCTATGTTTTAGATCAAAACTTTGAAAATATAGATTGTTCTCAATTAGAAAAAGGAGAATACGAAAATTGTACTTTTAGAAATTGTAATTTCGAATACATCAACCTATCAGGTTTTAGTTTTACTGACTGCGAGTTTATAGAATGCAATCTTAGCATGGCAAAACTTATAAGTACAGCCTTTTGGGAGGTGAATTTTAAAGAATGTAAAATGTTTGGTCTAGAGTTTAGTAATTGCAATGAATTTGGGATGTCATTTACATTTGAGTGTTGTTCGCTGAATAATTCCATATTTTATCAGACTTCAATTAAGAAAACCGTTTTCAAAAACTCTAGATTGATTGAAGTTGATTTCACTGAATGTGACTTATCAAATGCAATCATTAGTAACTGCGATTTGTCTGGTGCTGTTTTCGATAGTACAAACCTTGAAAAGACAGATTTGAGGACGTCGTTCAATTATTCAATAGATCCGGCTTTAAACAGGCTTAAAAAGGCCAGGTTTTCGCTTTCTGAAGTATATGGTCTGTTATATAAGCTCGATATAGAAATAGATAAAAATAGCTGA
- a CDS encoding rod shape-determining protein MreD — MISRTLFTDILIMIFLVALQVFVLNRITLFGKYTPVLYPVFVMFYPFFRNKFQFLALSFLMGLAIDGFLYSWGINAFATTLIAYFRTLIFRTSTDTSTDFFSFQSLQWAQFLLFLFSSIFLHQLLVQYIEFFKFSRFFEILFNVLVTSVISFIFIVIYALIFKIKQKV; from the coding sequence ATGATTAGCAGGACTTTATTTACCGACATATTGATCATGATTTTTCTTGTTGCATTACAGGTATTTGTATTGAACAGGATTACTCTTTTCGGGAAATATACTCCGGTATTATATCCTGTATTTGTCATGTTTTATCCTTTCTTTAGAAACAAATTTCAGTTTCTGGCATTAAGCTTTTTAATGGGGTTGGCTATTGATGGATTCTTGTATTCATGGGGAATCAATGCCTTTGCAACAACGTTGATTGCTTATTTTAGAACATTGATATTCAGGACTTCCACGGATACTTCCACAGACTTTTTTTCTTTTCAGTCCCTTCAATGGGCGCAGTTTTTGCTGTTTTTATTTTCAAGTATTTTTCTGCACCAGCTTCTAGTACAGTATATTGAGTTCTTTAAGTTTAGCAGATTTTTTGAAATATTATTTAATGTGTTGGTAACAAGTGTTATTTCATTTATCTTTATCGTCATCTACGCATTAATATTTAAAATCAAACAAAAAGTTTGA
- the rodA gene encoding rod shape-determining protein RodA, with amino-acid sequence MKWTEGIDKLGLGLYFLLCIFAIANIYSVDQKLGEKQLVFFCISVFVGLIIFVGRSKFFENMSGIIYIGGVLLLIGLFPFGKEILGQKNWYKFGSFTMQPVEFAKIGTALMLANYVSGPDFNLKNRKSLLTALAVIGIPAVVVLAIPDVGSMLVFIAFFIALYREGLSGMLFGVGFIFAGVFLISLAIPPVYVAVAVLVIAGVLIAMNYHRMSWDVISISGITGSILLLCGLAFGSPFILEKLPKHQRERIEVLYKGEKAFRDTSGYNLLYSKTAIGSGGLWGKGYREGSVTQGKFVPEQETDYIFCTVGEEWGFMGSAILILCYMVYIGRIYYLAEKQKSTFNRVFGYCFASILLMHFSINLGMVMGLFPTVGIPLPYFSYGGSSLLAFSMMTFIFFKLNYSDKNSLV; translated from the coding sequence ATGAAATGGACTGAAGGAATAGATAAACTGGGCCTTGGGCTGTATTTCCTGCTTTGCATTTTTGCCATTGCAAATATTTACAGTGTTGACCAGAAATTAGGAGAAAAGCAGTTGGTTTTCTTCTGTATATCGGTATTTGTAGGTCTTATCATATTTGTAGGACGAAGTAAGTTCTTCGAGAATATGTCAGGGATTATTTATATTGGTGGCGTTCTCTTGTTAATAGGTCTTTTCCCTTTTGGAAAGGAAATACTGGGTCAAAAGAACTGGTATAAGTTCGGAAGCTTTACCATGCAGCCTGTAGAATTTGCAAAAATAGGTACGGCCTTGATGCTTGCAAATTATGTTTCGGGACCTGATTTTAATCTTAAAAACAGGAAGTCCTTATTAACGGCTTTGGCGGTTATTGGTATTCCAGCTGTAGTAGTATTGGCCATTCCTGATGTTGGATCAATGCTTGTATTTATTGCATTTTTCATTGCTTTATATAGAGAGGGGCTTAGTGGAATGTTGTTTGGCGTAGGCTTTATCTTTGCGGGAGTTTTCCTTATTTCCTTGGCAATACCTCCGGTTTACGTGGCTGTGGCCGTTTTGGTAATAGCCGGTGTTTTGATTGCCATGAACTACCATAGAATGTCCTGGGATGTGATTTCTATTTCAGGAATTACGGGATCTATTCTTTTGCTTTGTGGGTTGGCATTTGGCTCACCTTTTATCTTAGAAAAACTTCCCAAGCACCAGAGAGAAAGAATTGAGGTTCTTTACAAAGGTGAAAAGGCATTTAGGGATACTTCAGGATACAACTTGTTATATTCCAAAACTGCAATTGGCTCCGGAGGACTTTGGGGAAAAGGATATCGTGAAGGATCTGTTACCCAAGGGAAATTTGTTCCTGAGCAGGAAACCGATTATATATTCTGTACAGTAGGAGAGGAATGGGGATTCATGGGAAGTGCTATTCTTATTTTGTGCTACATGGTTTATATTGGCCGAATCTATTATCTGGCTGAAAAACAGAAGTCCACCTTTAATCGTGTATTTGGATATTGCTTTGCTTCGATCCTGCTGATGCACTTTTCAATCAATTTAGGAATGGTTATGGGGCTTTTCCCGACAGTAGGGATTCCTCTTCCGTATTTCAGTTATGGGGGTAGTTCTTTGTTGGCATTCTCAATGATGACCTTTATTTTCTTTAAACTTAATTATTCAGACAAAAACAGCTTAGTATAG
- a CDS encoding glutamine synthetase III family protein: protein MSTLRFKALETLPFKDFRKDNSVEIPAKLSELFCKNVFSEETMREYLTKEAFGSIMDAIKKGTKIQRHIADQVAVAMKDWAMSKGVTHYTHWFQPLTGTTAEKHDSFFTPIEGGRAIERFSGNMLIQQEPDASSFPNGGIRNTFEARGYTAWDPTSPAFIMGTTLCIPSIFISYTGETLDYKAPLLRALNAVDEAATSVMQYFDKNVTKVTPTLGWEQEYFLVDSALYQSRPDLVLTGKTLLGHSPAKGQQLDDHYFGSIPTRVMNFMKELEIECMKLGIPATTRHNEVAPNQFELAPMFEEVNVAVDHNSLLMDIMARVAHKHHFHILFHEKPFAGVNGSGKHNNWSLATDTGENLLSPGKNPKKNLQFLTFFVNTIKAVHEYADLLRASIASASNDHRLGANEAPPAIISVFIGTQLFSVLEELEKVTNGKLSPEEKTELKLNVVGKIPEILLDNTDRNRTSPFAFTGNKFEIRAVGSSANCAESMTVMNTIAAKQLNDFKKEVDALVETGLKKDEAIFNVLREYIKQCKNIMFEGDGYSDDWAKEAEKRGLNNLKTTPEALKQEMDKKFLDLYEEMGIFNHREVEARNEIKLEKYSTVIDIEARVLSDIARNHIIPSALNYQNRLIENVKGLKEIFGDKDFKPLAKEQMSLITSISENVSKIKLGVEDLLKARETTKSISDSQKQAESYCNNVKPLFDGIREASDALEMMVDDELWPLTKYREMLFTK from the coding sequence ATGTCAACCTTAAGATTCAAAGCATTAGAAACCCTACCATTTAAGGATTTCAGAAAAGATAACTCTGTTGAAATTCCTGCAAAACTATCGGAACTATTCTGTAAAAATGTTTTCTCGGAAGAAACGATGAGAGAATATTTAACAAAAGAAGCATTCGGTTCTATCATGGATGCCATTAAAAAAGGCACTAAGATCCAAAGACATATCGCAGACCAGGTAGCTGTGGCGATGAAAGACTGGGCTATGAGCAAAGGAGTAACTCACTACACTCACTGGTTTCAGCCTTTGACAGGGACAACTGCAGAAAAGCACGATTCTTTCTTTACACCTATTGAAGGAGGTAGAGCTATTGAAAGATTCAGTGGAAACATGCTGATCCAACAGGAGCCGGATGCATCATCTTTCCCTAACGGAGGAATCAGAAACACTTTCGAGGCAAGAGGTTATACAGCTTGGGACCCTACATCCCCTGCTTTCATTATGGGAACTACATTATGTATTCCTTCCATCTTCATTTCTTATACTGGTGAAACTTTAGACTACAAGGCACCTTTATTAAGAGCTTTGAATGCTGTAGATGAAGCCGCAACCAGCGTAATGCAGTATTTTGATAAAAACGTAACGAAAGTAACCCCTACCTTAGGTTGGGAACAAGAATATTTCCTTGTTGATTCAGCATTATACCAATCACGTCCGGATCTTGTTTTAACAGGTAAAACATTATTGGGACACTCTCCTGCAAAAGGACAGCAGTTAGATGACCATTACTTCGGTTCTATCCCAACAAGGGTAATGAACTTCATGAAGGAGTTGGAAATCGAATGTATGAAATTGGGCATTCCTGCAACAACAAGACACAACGAGGTAGCACCTAACCAATTTGAGCTTGCACCAATGTTTGAAGAAGTAAACGTTGCTGTAGACCACAACTCTTTATTGATGGACATCATGGCAAGAGTAGCTCACAAGCACCACTTCCACATTCTATTCCACGAAAAACCATTCGCAGGAGTAAACGGAAGCGGAAAGCACAATAACTGGTCTTTAGCTACAGACACAGGAGAAAACCTTTTAAGCCCAGGAAAGAATCCAAAGAAAAACCTACAGTTCTTAACATTCTTCGTGAATACAATTAAAGCTGTTCACGAATATGCAGACCTTTTAAGAGCAAGTATTGCCTCAGCGAGCAACGATCACAGACTAGGTGCCAATGAAGCTCCGCCTGCAATTATCTCCGTATTCATCGGAACTCAGTTGTTCAGCGTTTTGGAAGAACTTGAAAAAGTAACTAACGGGAAATTATCTCCGGAAGAAAAAACAGAATTAAAATTAAATGTAGTTGGAAAAATACCTGAAATCCTATTGGATAACACGGACAGAAACAGAACTTCTCCATTTGCATTTACAGGAAATAAATTTGAAATCAGAGCAGTAGGATCTTCTGCAAACTGTGCAGAGTCTATGACCGTAATGAATACCATCGCGGCAAAACAATTAAATGATTTCAAGAAAGAAGTTGATGCTTTAGTTGAAACAGGCCTTAAGAAAGATGAAGCTATATTTAATGTATTAAGAGAATACATCAAGCAATGTAAAAACATTATGTTTGAAGGTGACGGGTATTCTGATGACTGGGCAAAAGAAGCTGAAAAAAGAGGACTGAATAACCTTAAAACAACTCCTGAAGCTCTTAAGCAGGAGATGGATAAGAAATTCTTGGATTTATATGAAGAAATGGGAATTTTCAACCATAGAGAAGTTGAAGCAAGAAACGAAATTAAATTAGAGAAATACTCTACCGTTATTGATATTGAAGCAAGAGTATTAAGTGATATCGCAAGAAACCACATCATTCCTTCTGCTTTAAATTATCAGAACAGATTAATTGAAAACGTAAAAGGTCTTAAAGAAATCTTCGGAGATAAAGATTTTAAACCATTGGCAAAAGAACAAATGAGTTTAATTACAAGCATTTCTGAAAATGTTTCTAAAATCAAACTTGGCGTTGAAGATCTTCTTAAAGCCAGAGAAACAACAAAAAGCATATCAGACAGCCAAAAGCAGGCAGAAAGCTATTGCAACAATGTTAAGCCTTTATTCGATGGAATCAGAGAAGCTTCTGATGCTCTTGAGATGATGGTAGACGATGAGCTTTGGCCGCTGACAAAATACAGAGAAATGTTGTTTACAAAATAA
- a CDS encoding DUF6909 family protein → MTNSRARETTEAIERLYISMRHLFYRGFFKPGGVSGESIRSLLKTINPEIYGTMNIPNKLELDGLMYVLDRLPEGIEECAFIHLTSDEGFDKGSFEPIVPKKRRRNCYRIDEHQMNIEVLLGRSEIYDILTHLTFLFIEADKIRNLAFIQDENWKPIRAFKIIEEVVKGEKKFSRKEKEVALIHLSSLIGRSFDETLRAYNTFGDDDNPDRLFKIIYNLGKVSLEDAKGAREREIHFSAILKERVGHHYFGEKWANKVKEVLFENNLHMRPLHIISANMHSVKNVLYANEALKKKHHNEVDYKLYEEISNKKELRDKVLKYALDEGMIHIADKSGSNIDVQIIDLSKTDLKNTPFADCKFSGDDVVMVFDYAFGEQAFEVMDELLKPFEQKGEIYMMHVKSVSIMGKAGILTGAKGDIMIPTSHIFEGTADNYPFENALKLDDFNDDELKAFEGPMITVLGTSLQNKDILSYFMNTSWKAIGLEMEGAHYQKAIQVASKIRHHISPDLFVCYAYYASDNPLETGSTLSSGGLGLTGVKPTYLITLRILEKILRSSKKEASSKK, encoded by the coding sequence ATGACAAATTCTAGAGCAAGAGAAACTACAGAGGCTATTGAAAGGTTATACATCTCTATGAGACATTTATTTTATAGAGGGTTTTTCAAGCCAGGAGGGGTTTCAGGAGAAAGTATCAGAAGTTTGTTAAAGACGATCAATCCGGAAATTTATGGTACCATGAATATTCCAAACAAATTGGAACTGGACGGGTTGATGTATGTTTTAGACAGACTTCCTGAGGGGATTGAAGAATGTGCTTTTATTCATCTTACATCAGATGAAGGGTTTGATAAAGGAAGTTTCGAACCTATTGTTCCAAAGAAAAGAAGAAGAAACTGCTATAGAATAGACGAACACCAGATGAATATTGAGGTTCTTTTGGGCCGTTCCGAAATTTATGACATTCTTACCCACCTTACATTCCTATTTATAGAAGCGGATAAAATCCGTAATCTGGCTTTCATCCAAGATGAAAACTGGAAACCAATCCGTGCCTTTAAAATTATTGAAGAGGTAGTGAAAGGTGAGAAGAAATTCAGCAGAAAAGAAAAAGAAGTGGCACTTATTCATCTTTCTTCTTTAATAGGAAGATCCTTTGATGAAACGTTAAGAGCTTACAATACTTTTGGTGATGATGATAATCCTGACCGTTTATTCAAAATTATCTACAACCTGGGAAAGGTAAGTCTTGAAGATGCAAAAGGCGCAAGAGAAAGAGAAATTCATTTCAGTGCTATATTAAAAGAAAGAGTAGGACATCACTATTTTGGTGAGAAATGGGCAAACAAAGTGAAAGAGGTTTTATTTGAAAATAATCTTCATATGCGTCCATTACATATTATTTCTGCCAATATGCACTCAGTGAAAAATGTGCTGTATGCGAATGAAGCTCTTAAAAAGAAGCATCATAATGAGGTAGACTATAAGCTGTATGAAGAAATTTCAAATAAAAAAGAACTTCGCGACAAGGTATTAAAGTATGCCTTGGACGAGGGAATGATTCATATTGCTGATAAAAGCGGAAGTAATATTGATGTTCAGATCATCGATCTTAGTAAGACTGATCTGAAAAATACTCCATTTGCTGACTGCAAGTTCTCAGGAGATGATGTAGTGATGGTTTTCGACTACGCATTCGGAGAGCAGGCTTTCGAGGTAATGGATGAGTTACTGAAGCCTTTTGAGCAGAAAGGAGAAATATACATGATGCACGTGAAGTCTGTTTCCATTATGGGGAAAGCAGGAATTCTTACCGGTGCAAAAGGAGATATTATGATCCCTACTTCTCATATTTTTGAAGGAACTGCAGATAACTATCCTTTTGAGAACGCATTAAAGCTTGATGATTTCAATGACGACGAACTAAAGGCTTTTGAAGGTCCGATGATCACTGTTTTAGGAACATCACTTCAGAATAAGGATATTCTTTCTTACTTTATGAACACTTCATGGAAAGCCATTGGTCTTGAAATGGAAGGCGCACATTACCAAAAAGCCATTCAGGTAGCATCCAAGATCAGACATCACATTTCACCGGATCTGTTTGTTTGCTATGCATATTATGCTTCGGATAATCCTTTGGAAACAGGAAGTACATTGTCTTCAGGAGGATTAGGCCTTACAGGAGTGAAGCCAACATACCTGATCACATTGAGAATTCTTGAAAAGATCCTAAGAAGTTCGAAAAAAGAAGCTTCTTCTAAAAAATAA
- a CDS encoding peptidoglycan D,D-transpeptidase FtsI family protein, whose translation MNTRYLKIFSILVVIALIFVARLAYLQLFTDRYALNAANTSIKTEYVIPQRGVIFDRNGKIMVGNQPAYEISFTQALMKPDFDTLGFCGLMKISKADFIKKIDFIKKEKYYSKLTPMTFIKDLSREDIARVQEIIFKYPAFNIVSRPQRQYEVSTSGNLLGYTSEVNERDIKKDSLYYLPGDFIGKTGVEKSYEKELRGVKGVKYIQKDIRLRNIGSYKNGSLDKDVITGKDITLTIDYDLQRTAEEMLVNKHGAIVALDPNNGEVLVAATGPDIDPNLFTGPYKSKNLYALSKDTLYENKPTFDRSLQAGYPPGSTFKLLTALAAMQMGVMDEKTIFPCGGGFFYKGKRIKGHGGADPLIPSIQVSSNCFFTYAFIAIIKKYPGNPSKGVDEWKKIMSSFGVGEFLNNDFAVGAKGRIPSGDFYEKRFKAIMKASGSQRTDFKNWDEMSTGAIYNGMGQGDVLVTPIQLANYVAAIANKGWYYTPHIVKGIDGKANPDPRFKVKHKTLVDPKHFEPVLKGMEAVVLRGTARGLKSNDFTQLAKTGTAQVPQGKDNSIFVLIAPADKPKIVVVAVMEHAGFGATWAGPACTVIAEKYITGDLKRENLYKKMITSSFMPEYKRQWIADLKRKGLYKDPKPDSIKQKRIKDSLDLVKQQKAKLQKKIQEETKNNKAAKKPAKQ comes from the coding sequence TTGAACACACGTTATTTAAAAATTTTTTCCATCCTTGTTGTAATCGCTCTTATTTTTGTAGCGAGGCTTGCTTATTTGCAGTTGTTTACAGATCGCTATGCATTAAATGCAGCCAATACCTCCATTAAAACAGAATATGTTATTCCGCAACGTGGGGTTATTTTTGACAGGAATGGTAAAATCATGGTAGGAAACCAGCCTGCCTATGAAATTTCCTTTACCCAAGCCTTGATGAAGCCAGATTTTGATACGTTAGGCTTTTGTGGCTTGATGAAGATCAGTAAAGCTGATTTTATCAAAAAGATTGATTTCATTAAAAAAGAAAAATACTATTCCAAGCTGACCCCAATGACTTTCATTAAGGACCTCAGCAGAGAAGATATAGCAAGAGTTCAGGAAATTATTTTTAAGTATCCTGCTTTTAATATTGTTTCAAGACCTCAGCGTCAATATGAAGTCTCCACATCCGGAAATCTTTTGGGGTATACCAGCGAGGTGAACGAAAGAGATATTAAAAAAGATTCCTTATACTATTTACCTGGAGATTTTATCGGGAAAACAGGAGTGGAAAAATCTTACGAAAAAGAACTTCGTGGAGTAAAAGGAGTGAAATACATTCAAAAAGATATCAGGCTCCGAAATATTGGTTCCTATAAAAACGGATCTTTGGATAAAGATGTGATTACAGGTAAAGATATTACCTTAACCATTGATTATGATCTTCAGAGAACAGCTGAAGAAATGTTGGTAAACAAGCACGGCGCTATTGTAGCTTTAGATCCTAATAATGGAGAAGTATTAGTGGCGGCAACAGGACCGGATATTGATCCGAATCTTTTCACCGGACCCTACAAATCAAAAAATTTATATGCTCTGTCAAAAGATACGCTTTATGAGAATAAACCGACTTTTGATCGTTCTTTACAGGCGGGATATCCTCCGGGGTCAACTTTCAAATTGCTGACAGCCCTAGCTGCAATGCAGATGGGGGTAATGGATGAAAAAACTATTTTTCCTTGTGGAGGAGGATTTTTCTATAAAGGTAAAAGAATTAAAGGGCATGGTGGAGCTGATCCATTAATTCCTTCAATTCAGGTATCCAGTAACTGTTTTTTCACCTACGCATTTATTGCAATAATCAAAAAATATCCAGGAAATCCTTCAAAAGGTGTTGATGAGTGGAAAAAGATCATGAGCAGCTTTGGAGTTGGAGAGTTTTTAAATAATGATTTTGCTGTGGGGGCAAAGGGAAGAATACCTTCAGGAGATTTTTATGAGAAAAGGTTTAAAGCCATCATGAAAGCAAGTGGTTCCCAGAGAACTGATTTTAAAAACTGGGATGAGATGTCAACCGGAGCTATTTATAATGGGATGGGGCAGGGAGATGTTTTGGTAACTCCTATTCAACTTGCGAATTATGTGGCCGCTATTGCTAATAAAGGTTGGTATTATACGCCTCATATCGTAAAAGGAATTGACGGAAAGGCAAATCCTGATCCAAGATTTAAGGTTAAGCATAAAACTTTGGTTGATCCAAAACATTTTGAACCTGTTTTAAAAGGTATGGAAGCCGTAGTTTTGAGAGGAACGGCAAGAGGGTTAAAATCCAACGACTTTACACAATTAGCAAAAACAGGTACCGCACAGGTTCCACAAGGAAAGGATAATTCCATCTTTGTATTGATTGCTCCGGCTGATAAACCCAAAATTGTTGTGGTTGCAGTAATGGAGCATGCGGGATTTGGAGCTACATGGGCTGGTCCAGCGTGTACAGTGATTGCTGAAAAATATATTACGGGTGATTTGAAAAGAGAAAATCTGTATAAAAAAATGATTACTTCGAGTTTCATGCCGGAATATAAAAGACAATGGATTGCAGATTTGAAGCGTAAAGGACTTTATAAAGATCCTAAACCGGATTCAATTAAGCAAAAAAGAATAAAGGATAGTCTGGACTTGGTTAAGCAACAAAAAGCCAAGCTTCAAAAGAAGATACAAGAGGAAACTAAAAATAATAAAGCTGCTAAAAAACCTGCCAAGCAATGA
- a CDS encoding C40 family peptidase, giving the protein MKKRVLSYLVAIVTTVSLQSCATNYVVSKPATYAKEYKTDAKLASIDNKKMELDKQKLIDSFLAEKAASIASAKKAIKNSEIAKAVRYNKTIDGILTEAETYLGTPYRYGGTTRRGIDCSAFVLSVFGAAAGLSLPRVAASQAQEGERIEKESLQKGDLIFFSHGRRISHVGIVESVTEDGEVKFIHAATSKGVMISSLNDSYWGPKYRFAKRVINEEGEAYNNLASTTPATPANF; this is encoded by the coding sequence ATGAAGAAAAGAGTTTTGTCTTATTTAGTTGCTATAGTTACTACAGTATCATTGCAATCGTGTGCTACTAATTATGTAGTTTCAAAACCAGCAACTTACGCTAAAGAATACAAAACAGATGCCAAACTAGCTTCTATTGATAACAAAAAAATGGAGCTGGATAAGCAAAAGCTTATTGATTCTTTTCTTGCTGAAAAGGCAGCATCTATAGCTAGCGCTAAAAAAGCCATTAAGAATTCTGAGATTGCAAAAGCAGTCAGATATAATAAAACCATTGACGGTATCCTTACTGAAGCTGAAACATACCTTGGAACTCCTTACAGATATGGAGGAACTACAAGAAGAGGTATAGATTGTTCGGCTTTTGTTCTTTCTGTATTCGGAGCTGCAGCAGGTCTTAGCTTACCAAGAGTAGCAGCATCTCAGGCTCAGGAGGGAGAAAGAATTGAAAAAGAAAGCCTACAGAAAGGAGACTTAATTTTCTTTTCTCATGGAAGAAGAATTTCTCACGTAGGTATTGTAGAAAGTGTTACTGAAGATGGAGAAGTAAAATTCATCCACGCAGCTACATCAAAGGGAGTAATGATCTCTTCACTGAATGATTCTTATTGGGGCCCTAAATACAGATTCGCAAAAAGAGTTATCAACGAAGAAGGAGAAGCTTATAACAACCTAGCGTCAACTACTCCAGCTACACCAGCAAATTTTTAA
- the mreC gene encoding rod shape-determining protein MreC, with amino-acid sequence MGFLLRLFSKNTLFVFFIFLQIIALVLIFTRNAMQKSWIAGQTAAFNSWVSGYIDEGVSYLKLKQINEDLVVQNKALMTELYGKDGAKKPVFRRVHDTIGGGQIYTFVDGEIVFNSINRRNNYFTINRGKRDGVFPQMGIMGPRGIAGIVINSTDSYALVQSVLSVNKIRINAALKNSGYFGTLTWNGDNSRVMHLADIPKYVALKIGDTVVTDGKSAIFPKGVTIGTIAGYSVDNKTGFWDISVELSEKMGALNKVFVVKNLKKAEVQKIQDTMQAVIKKEND; translated from the coding sequence ATGGGATTTTTGCTGAGACTATTTTCGAAGAACACACTTTTTGTCTTCTTTATATTCCTGCAAATTATTGCTCTGGTTTTGATATTCACCAGAAATGCCATGCAGAAATCCTGGATAGCAGGCCAAACGGCTGCTTTTAACTCCTGGGTTTCCGGATATATTGATGAAGGAGTTTCTTATCTGAAGCTAAAACAGATCAATGAAGATCTTGTAGTTCAGAATAAAGCCCTTATGACAGAACTTTATGGAAAAGACGGAGCGAAAAAACCTGTCTTCAGAAGAGTTCATGATACCATTGGTGGTGGGCAAATCTATACTTTTGTTGACGGAGAAATTGTTTTTAACAGTATCAACAGAAGAAATAATTACTTTACAATCAACCGTGGAAAAAGAGATGGTGTATTTCCTCAAATGGGAATAATGGGACCTAGAGGAATTGCGGGGATTGTGATTAATTCTACAGATAGCTATGCACTCGTTCAATCTGTATTGAGTGTAAACAAAATCAGAATTAATGCAGCACTCAAAAATTCAGGGTACTTCGGTACCTTAACATGGAACGGAGATAATTCCAGGGTGATGCACCTTGCGGATATTCCTAAATATGTTGCATTAAAAATAGGTGATACGGTTGTTACAGACGGAAAGTCGGCAATCTTCCCGAAAGGGGTTACCATTGGTACTATTGCCGGTTATTCTGTGGATAATAAAACAGGATTCTGGGATATCTCAGTTGAACTGAGTGAAAAAATGGGGGCATTGAATAAAGTGTTTGTAGTAAAGAATCTTAAAAAAGCAGAAGTGCAAAAGATTCAGGATACTATGCAAGCTGTAATAAAGAAAGAAAATGATTAG